Proteins from one Halopseudomonas pelagia genomic window:
- a CDS encoding ABC transporter ATP-binding protein, whose translation MVQVSGLLNRFGTQTVHENLDLDIYKGEILGVVGGSGTGKSVLLRSIVGLHRPDAGSVRLFGEDLQALSEEERTKYERRFGVLFQRGALFSSLTVAENIALPLIEHTGLSREDAEHLAKMKLALAGLPALAGDKYPSELSGGMVKRAALARALALDPDILFLDEPTAGLDPIGAAAFDDLIKTLRDAMGLTVFLVTHDLDTLYAICDRIAVLSDRRVLVADTLENVAATENQWIQEYFHGPRGRAAAEAVNRQHQLESSR comes from the coding sequence CTGGTTCAGGTCAGCGGTTTACTGAATCGTTTCGGCACACAAACGGTTCATGAAAACCTCGATCTGGATATCTATAAAGGCGAGATACTCGGCGTGGTAGGCGGCTCAGGCACCGGCAAGTCGGTACTGCTGCGCTCCATAGTCGGCCTTCACCGTCCGGACGCAGGCAGCGTCCGGCTGTTTGGTGAAGACCTGCAGGCACTCAGCGAGGAAGAACGCACAAAGTACGAGCGACGCTTCGGGGTACTTTTTCAACGCGGCGCTTTGTTCTCGTCATTGACGGTGGCGGAGAACATCGCCCTGCCATTGATCGAACACACCGGCCTCAGCCGAGAAGACGCCGAGCACCTGGCTAAAATGAAACTGGCATTGGCCGGTCTCCCGGCCCTGGCCGGCGATAAATACCCATCCGAGCTGTCAGGCGGTATGGTCAAGCGCGCCGCGCTTGCCCGCGCCCTGGCGCTGGATCCGGATATCCTGTTTCTGGATGAACCCACTGCTGGCCTGGACCCGATCGGCGCGGCGGCCTTTGACGATCTGATCAAGACCTTGCGCGACGCCATGGGCCTGACGGTGTTCCTGGTCACCCATGATCTGGATACCTTGTATGCTATCTGCGACCGCATAGCCGTATTGTCAGATCGCCGGGTGCTGGTAGCTGACACGCTGGAGAATGTCGCTGCTACCGAGAACCAGTGGATCCAGGAGTACTTTCATGGCCCCCGCGGCCGCGCTGCGGCTGAAGCCGTCAATCGTCAACACCAGTTGGAGTCCAGCCGCTAA
- a CDS encoding MlaD family protein, which yields METRAHHVLIGLFTLIAAAAAMFFAIWLSNTSTSREFKNYTVVFNQAVTGLSRGSAVQYSGIKIGDINSLSLDPEDPRRVLARIRVEADIPIKEDTRAKLSFTGITGNSVIELSHGQPSSPLLEGKNGLDPIIVASPSPISALLADGEDLMTNINQLMSSARSILSKDNVKSFTRTMESIERATTTMANQGDDLALLIDELTIVSRQAGETLEQTNQLMASADSLLNDQGTRTLDGAEQALASIARTSAVLEEMLTENSEAFASGMQGLGQLEPAINELRGSLGALRSLTRRLEDNPARFLLGRDSIEEFEP from the coding sequence ATGGAAACCCGAGCCCATCACGTTTTGATCGGCCTGTTCACCCTGATCGCCGCAGCCGCTGCGATGTTCTTTGCCATATGGCTAAGCAATACCAGCACCAGCAGGGAATTCAAGAACTATACCGTGGTCTTCAATCAGGCCGTGACTGGCCTGTCCCGCGGCAGTGCCGTTCAATATAGCGGGATCAAGATTGGTGACATCAACTCCTTGAGCCTGGATCCGGAAGACCCCCGACGGGTCCTGGCGCGCATTCGCGTGGAAGCGGACATTCCGATCAAGGAAGACACCCGCGCCAAACTGTCCTTCACCGGAATCACCGGCAACTCGGTAATTGAACTGAGCCACGGCCAACCATCCAGCCCGTTGCTGGAGGGCAAGAACGGTCTGGATCCAATCATCGTTGCCTCACCCTCGCCCATCTCGGCGCTCCTCGCGGACGGCGAGGATCTGATGACCAATATCAACCAGCTCATGTCCAGCGCGCGGAGCATTCTCTCCAAAGACAACGTTAAAAGCTTTACGCGCACCATGGAGTCCATCGAGAGAGCGACCACGACCATGGCCAATCAGGGCGATGATCTGGCCTTGCTGATCGACGAACTGACGATTGTCAGCCGCCAGGCTGGCGAAACATTGGAGCAGACCAACCAATTGATGGCCAGCGCCGACAGCCTGCTCAATGATCAGGGCACCCGCACCCTGGATGGCGCCGAACAGGCACTGGCCTCTATCGCTCGGACCAGCGCAGTGCTCGAAGAAATGCTCACTGAAAATAGCGAGGCCTTTGCCAGCGGCATGCAGGGGCTCGGCCAATTGGAACCGGCTATCAACGAGCTACGCGGCAGCCTAGGTGCGTTGCGCAGTCTCACCCGTCGTCTGGAAGACAATCCGGCCCGCTTTCTACTGGGCCGCGACAGCATCGAGGAATTTGAGCCGTGA
- a CDS encoding ABC-type transport auxiliary lipoprotein family protein: MTRTTMLALAALWLSACTILPESEPLSVYQLPAPQMQPSAAGQSLPTLRINTPRTGFALSTPRMLVKPDGNRVSSYKGARWTDPVPVVLREHLAKAFTQQGSPARVSTDEHALHADVHLGGDLQQFQVRYEGLQPVAVIELDARLVNPNSREVLAARRFLVEQPLDNPQAPGVVVALKLAADDLAEQLIQWTADSLKGYEAK; the protein is encoded by the coding sequence ATGACCCGTACTACGATGTTAGCCCTTGCTGCGCTCTGGCTATCCGCCTGCACCATCTTGCCTGAGTCGGAGCCGCTGTCGGTCTACCAACTGCCCGCGCCGCAGATGCAGCCTTCAGCCGCTGGCCAGAGTTTACCCACATTGCGCATCAACACCCCGCGCACCGGCTTCGCCCTGAGCACCCCGCGGATGCTGGTCAAGCCCGACGGCAATCGGGTGAGCAGCTACAAGGGCGCGCGCTGGACTGACCCGGTGCCGGTCGTACTGCGCGAACACCTGGCCAAAGCTTTTACCCAGCAAGGCTCACCTGCACGCGTCAGCACTGACGAACATGCGCTACACGCCGACGTGCACCTGGGCGGCGACCTGCAGCAGTTCCAGGTACGCTATGAAGGCTTGCAGCCTGTGGCGGTCATTGAGCTGGATGCCAGGCTGGTCAACCCCAACTCGCGCGAAGTCCTCGCTGCCAGGCGCTTTCTGGTCGAGCAGCCGCTGGACAACCCGCAGGCACCCGGCGTCGTAGTGGCGCTTAAATTGGCGGCCGATGATCTGGCCGAGCAGCTGATCCAATGGACCGCCGATAGCCTGAAGGGCTACGAAGCGAAGTAA
- the guaA gene encoding glutamine-hydrolyzing GMP synthase: MLHQDIHAHRILILDFGSQYTQLIARRVREIGVYCEIRAWDMDEAEISAFAPKGIILAGGPESVPQAGSPRAPGIVYELGVPVLGICYGMQTMAEQLGGQVQGSEKHEFGYARVDIVGKSSFLSGIEDHIDDDGLLSLDVWMSHGDKVIELPEGFHILASTPSCAIAAMGDESRHFYGVQFHPEVTHTRQGQRILSRFILELCGCDALWTASNIVEDAVANVRAQVGEANVLLGLSGGVDSSVVAALLHEAIGEQLTCVFVDNGLLRLHEGEQVMAMFAENMGVKVIRVNAEDKFLSRLLGVTDPEEKRKIIGRTFIEVFDEEATKLKGVKYLAQGTIYPDVIESAGSKNGKAHVIKSHHNVGGLPDDMAFELVEPLRELFKDEVRKIGLELGLPYDMVYRHPFPGPGLGVRILAEVRKEYADILRRADYIFIEELRKADLYQKVSQAFAVFLPVKSVGVVGDGRRYEWVIALRAVETIDFMTARWAHLPYEFLETVSNRIINEITGVSRVTYDISSKPPATIEWE, from the coding sequence ATGCTCCATCAAGACATCCATGCTCACCGCATCCTGATTCTGGATTTCGGTTCCCAGTACACCCAGCTGATTGCCCGCCGAGTGCGCGAAATCGGCGTTTACTGTGAGATTCGTGCCTGGGATATGGACGAGGCGGAGATCAGCGCCTTTGCCCCCAAGGGCATCATTCTGGCGGGTGGCCCTGAGTCGGTACCGCAGGCAGGCTCGCCCCGAGCGCCAGGGATCGTTTATGAGCTGGGCGTGCCGGTACTGGGTATTTGCTACGGCATGCAGACCATGGCCGAGCAGTTGGGCGGTCAGGTGCAGGGTTCGGAAAAGCACGAGTTTGGTTATGCGCGGGTAGATATCGTCGGCAAGAGCAGCTTTCTCTCCGGGATCGAAGATCATATCGACGACGACGGTCTGCTCAGCCTGGATGTCTGGATGAGCCATGGCGACAAGGTCATCGAGCTGCCAGAGGGCTTTCATATTCTGGCCAGCACACCCAGCTGCGCGATCGCCGCAATGGGCGATGAAAGCCGCCATTTCTATGGCGTGCAGTTCCACCCGGAAGTCACGCACACCCGCCAGGGCCAACGCATTCTTTCACGTTTTATCCTGGAACTGTGCGGTTGTGATGCGCTGTGGACGGCCTCCAACATTGTGGAAGATGCGGTGGCCAATGTGCGTGCTCAGGTCGGTGAGGCCAACGTTCTGCTCGGCCTGTCTGGCGGCGTGGATTCTTCCGTGGTGGCGGCGCTGTTGCACGAGGCAATTGGCGAGCAACTGACCTGTGTGTTTGTCGATAACGGTCTGCTGCGCTTGCACGAGGGCGAGCAGGTAATGGCCATGTTCGCCGAGAACATGGGCGTCAAGGTGATCCGCGTCAACGCCGAAGACAAGTTCCTGTCGCGCCTGCTCGGCGTGACTGACCCGGAAGAGAAGCGCAAGATTATCGGCCGCACCTTTATCGAAGTGTTCGATGAAGAAGCGACCAAGCTCAAGGGCGTGAAGTACCTGGCTCAGGGCACTATCTACCCGGATGTGATCGAGTCGGCCGGTTCCAAGAATGGCAAGGCGCACGTGATCAAGTCGCACCACAATGTCGGTGGCTTGCCAGACGATATGGCCTTCGAGCTGGTTGAGCCGTTGCGTGAACTGTTCAAGGATGAAGTGCGCAAGATTGGTCTGGAGCTGGGCCTGCCCTATGACATGGTCTACCGCCATCCCTTCCCCGGCCCGGGTCTGGGCGTGCGCATTCTGGCGGAAGTTCGCAAGGAATATGCCGATATTCTGCGCCGCGCGGATTACATTTTTATCGAAGAGCTGCGCAAGGCCGACCTTTACCAGAAGGTTAGCCAGGCCTTTGCCGTGTTCCTGCCGGTCAAATCGGTGGGTGTGGTCGGCGACGGCCGCCGCTACGAGTGGGTCATTGCCCTGCGTGCAGTGGAAACCATCGATTTCATGACCGCGCGCTGGGCGCATTTGCCCTACGAGTTTCTTGAGACGGTGTCCAACCGCATCATCAACGAGATTACCGGTGTATCGCGGGTCACGTACGATATTTCCAGCAAGCCGCCTGCGACCATTGAGTGGGAATGA